TTTCATATACTCCCTGTTTTCTTAAAACACCCAAATATACTCAAAAAGTTTTATCCTGATTCTTTCTAAGCATGAATCTTCATTGAATCTCTAAAAATTTGCCGTTTAATCAAAAAAGACAGCAAGATCATAATTTTACTCTACAAAAATTAATAATTTGTTCAAATTGTCTTATAAATTTTTTAACTTTACTGGAATTTCTTAAACCAAAAGATCTTTATTATGACAATAACATTCAATGAGTTAAGGAAAATCAAGGACAGTCTTCCGCACGGTGCTATCAAAGATATCGCGGAAAGGTTAAACATTAAAGAAGAAACCGTCAGAAATTACTTTGGAGCAAGCAATTATGAACACGGTGAAAGTGTAGGGATTCATTTCGGACCAGGACCTGACGGAGGAGCAGTTACCATTGATGATCCGACGATACTCAATATGGCCATGAAAATTGCACAGGAAGAAGGTGATCTACAGAACTAGTCACAATCCACTTTTAAAAAAAGCAGAAAAATTTTTTCTGCTTTTTTTTATGCTTGACAGACACTCGAGATGGATCAACTGAAGAAAAAATTAAATGCACTCGAATCGGATTGGATGGAATTGTTATTCGCTCAGCTAAGAACTTCTTTTTCCGGAATCCATTTGCCCTCACATGATCATTGGCATCACTATAGAGTTTGGCAATTTGTAAAAATCATACTTGCTCACCTTGAAGGGAAAGGAGTTGTTTTCAACAACCATGAACTTACCAATCTGATGCTGGCTTCCCTGTTTCACGATGTGGGGCTGACTCAAACGCTTGATGAATGGCATGGTAAGGCAGGAGCCGATATATGCAGAGAATTTATTGAGTCTCACAAACTGAATCAATCCGCAGATTTGTCAACTGCATTGGAGGCAATTGAAAAACACGACGACAAACAATACAACCAAACGTTAACCCGCAAAGGCAAGCCCTCCCTTCTGGCTATTCTCAGTACTGCCGATGATCTGGATGCCTTCGGTTTTATAGGGGTTGTAAGGTATGCGGAAATCTACCTGCTTCGAAACACCAATATTGAAGATATTTCCGATAAAGTGCTCAACAATGCAGATCGCCGCTTCCTGCATTTTAGCAGGGAATTTTACCATTTTAAAGTACTGGTTGAGCAACAGCGACAGAGATATGAATCATTGGTGGATTTTTACAAGTCTGTAAACCCGTCTCCCGCTTCAAACAACCATCCCGGAAACATGCTTCGGCACATTCGAAACAATATCGAAAACCGGCAAAATAACAGCAGCCTGACTGATTTATTAAATCCCATTGATTCAGAATACATTCAAAGTTTTAAAGACCAAATCATCAAAGAACATAACCATTTCCGGAATGACAGCATGGATCAGTTTACCTGACGGGCTTCCAATAGCTATTTGAATAATTATTTGATCCGAAAATCAAGCAAAATTTTATCTTCAATATAAGCCGTAAGCCGGTCCTCAATTTGAACCGGTCCAACTCCTGCAGGAGTTCCCGTAAAAATCAAATCACCCATCTTAAGTGTAAAAAAGCGGGATATGTAGGAGATCAAATCTTCAAAGTCGAATATCAAATCCTTTGTATTCCCTGACTGCCTGACATCTCCATTGATCTGAAGGCCAAAATTAAGATTGTAAATATCCCCAAACCTCTCCTTATTGACGAATTTTCCAAGTGGAGCCGAACCCCCAAATGCTTTGGCTATCTCCCAGGGATGCCCGTGCTTCTTACATTCCCGTTGAAGATCTCTGGCTGTTAAGTCAATGCCAACGGTCATCTCTTTATAATACCGATGGGCGAACTTTTTACTGATATTTTTTCCTAGCCGGTTTATTTTAAGTACAATTTCAGTTTCATAGTGAATTTCATCGGAAAATCCAGGATAAAAAAAAGGACGGTTTCTGATGATAAGGGATGTATCGGGTTTTAGGAAAAATACAGGTTTATCGGGAACTTCATCGCCGAATTCTTTTGCATGCTCAGCATAATTCCTGCCAATACATATAATCTTCATAATCCCTACTGCTTAAACATCCTCAATTTAATGGAAGTCAAAATTTTCTTGGTATAAAGCGGAAATTCATTGTTCATGATCCATCCATAATACGCCGGATCTTTGGAGAGTACTTTCTCCACGGATTGACCCTTGTATTTTCCAAAATTAAAAACCTCCCTCCCCTTTTCATCATATATGATCCTTCCGACATGGTCCACATTTTTGTTGTGGGAAGAAAACTCAGCGAGTTCATCCATATCGTTATTCAATGAATCATAATGCTCAAGCTGGGCCTTGAGTATTTCATAGGTAGCCTGAGTATCGGCTTCAGCGCTGTGAGCATTGGTGAGATCCTTCTTACAATAAAATTTATAGGCTGCAGCAAGGGTTCGCTTTTCCATCTTATGAAAAATAACCTGTACATCGATAAACCTGTGCCGTTTCAGGTCATATTCAATATCCGCCCTGAGAAATTCTTCTGCCAAAAGGGGTAAGTCAAAACGGGTTGAATTAAATCCGGCCAGATCACAGCCTTCAATGAATTGCTGTACTTCCTTTGCCACTTCAGCAAATGTAGGTGCATTCTTAACATCCTCATCTGAGATACCATGAATTTCCGTTGATTTGGGATCAATGGGAATGGTAGGGTTGATTGTCATGGTTTTGCTCTCTTGTTTCCCGTTGGGGTGAATCTTTAAAAGAGAGATTTCTACAATACGATCTTTTACAATATTGGTCCCTGTGGTTTCCAGGTCCAGAAAAACAATGGGTTTATCAAGTTTCAACTCCATAAATAATAAATCCTATAAATTGTTTTGGTGCTTAGCTAATGCCCTTATCTCTATGATCCGTAGGCCATTTTCTCAGCCTTTCTTCAGACCCCTCAGGCTTCTTGCTCTTCACTTTCTGATTCAACCATCATGGGCATCAGAAGCATAAGAATGTCTTCATCCTCATTTTCTTTCTCGGCGGGATACAGCAAACCGGCCCGGGAAGGATCGGATAATTCAATCAGCACCTCACGGGCATTTAAATTAGAAAGGATCTCAAGCAAAAAGGATGACTTAAAACCAATCTCCATGTTCTCCCCTTCATACTGACAGTTCAATGTTTCACGGCCGGAGACGGAAAAGTCAATGTCTTGTGCCGAAACGGTAAGCTGGTTGCCTTCCAGACTAAGTTTTATCAGATTGCTGGCCTGATTGGAAAATACAGACACCCTTTTAACGGTATTATAAAAATCCAGGCGGTCAATGGTAAGCCTGAATGGATTATCTGAAGGAATTACACTGTCGTAATTCGGATAATTGCCTTCCGTTAATCTGGAAATGATTTTATATTTGGGCAGAACAAACTGAACGTTCTTATCATCAAAGCGAACTTCAACCTGGCTTTCTTCTCTGCTTAAAATATTCCTCAACAAAGAAGCTGGTTTTTTTGGGAAAATAAATGAAGATTCCTGACCGGGAGAAACATCCTGCCTTCTGTAGCGAACCAACTTATGTGCATCGGTGGCCACAAAAGTAATGTTGTCATTAGCAAGTTCCACGTAGATGCCATTCATCACAGGCCTTAACTCATCCTCGGCGGTAGCAAAAATGGTTTTATCAATTCCTTGAAACATCAATTCCGAGGACAACTGAATCTGAGTTTCCTGTTCGCTTTTGATCTCCGGTACTTGAGGAAAATCTTCCGCATTCTGACCCACAATATTGAACTTGCCGTTCTCGGAATTTAGCTCAATACCCAATGATTCCATATTGATATTAAATGTAAGGGGTTGCTCGGGAAACTCCTTGAGCATATCCATTAATATTCTGGCAGGAATGGCAATCTGGCCCTCATCAGTAACATTCTCCAGATCGATAGTGGTGACCAATGTGGTTTCCAAATCTGATGCTGTAATTTTCAGTTCATTCCCACTCAGATCAAAAAGAAAATTATCGAGTATGGGTAATGTGTTCTTGGTACTGATAACCCTTCCTATAGATTGTAAATGTTTCAATAACTCAGTGCTGGATATTACAAATTTCATCTTTCCTTTATTTTGAATTTACATTTCTGATTATAACCATTAAACCACCTATTATACAATTATAAATCAAAGAATTAACCGGAATAATTATTTTGCCGAAAATAATCAATTTCTTTTAACAATGGGTCAAATTCAGTATATTTTATCAACAGAATTTCCTCAACGTCTTCAAAACGGCCATACAGGAGATTAAGATCATAACTGCTTTTCTGGCCAAAGGGATCAGCATCTCCTTCCGACTTTTTCCTGTAAGTATAGAGTTTACTGCGATTGTTATTCTCATCCAGGATTTCAATCGTACAATATGGCGTGGTTTTCATCAGGGAATCCTTCAGATGGGGGTCATCCGATACAACCTGCTCAAACCTTACATTGCGGAAGTAGCTGAAATATCTGGCTGCCCTGGAGCTGTTAAAATCTTCAATATATTGATCATCCGCAAGAGACTGCAATCTAAATTCATCTTCAACATAGCTTAAATCAAATGATTGCTTCATATCAGAGGGATAAACAACCTTAAT
This window of the Bacteroidales bacterium genome carries:
- the dnaN gene encoding DNA polymerase III subunit beta, translating into MKFVISSTELLKHLQSIGRVISTKNTLPILDNFLFDLSGNELKITASDLETTLVTTIDLENVTDEGQIAIPARILMDMLKEFPEQPLTFNINMESLGIELNSENGKFNIVGQNAEDFPQVPEIKSEQETQIQLSSELMFQGIDKTIFATAEDELRPVMNGIYVELANDNITFVATDAHKLVRYRRQDVSPGQESSFIFPKKPASLLRNILSREESQVEVRFDDKNVQFVLPKYKIISRLTEGNYPNYDSVIPSDNPFRLTIDRLDFYNTVKRVSVFSNQASNLIKLSLEGNQLTVSAQDIDFSVSGRETLNCQYEGENMEIGFKSSFLLEILSNLNAREVLIELSDPSRAGLLYPAEKENEDEDILMLLMPMMVESESEEQEA
- a CDS encoding DNA-binding protein, which encodes MMTITFNELRKIKDSLPHGAIKDIAERLNIKEETVRNYFGASNYEHGESVGIHFGPGPDGGAVTIDDPTILNMAMKIAQEEGDLQN
- a CDS encoding fumarylacetoacetate hydrolase family protein, which translates into the protein MKIICIGRNYAEHAKEFGDEVPDKPVFFLKPDTSLIIRNRPFFYPGFSDEIHYETEIVLKINRLGKNISKKFAHRYYKEMTVGIDLTARDLQRECKKHGHPWEIAKAFGGSAPLGKFVNKERFGDIYNLNFGLQINGDVRQSGNTKDLIFDFEDLISYISRFFTLKMGDLIFTGTPAGVGPVQIEDRLTAYIEDKILLDFRIK
- a CDS encoding HD domain-containing protein, with translation MDQLKKKLNALESDWMELLFAQLRTSFSGIHLPSHDHWHHYRVWQFVKIILAHLEGKGVVFNNHELTNLMLASLFHDVGLTQTLDEWHGKAGADICREFIESHKLNQSADLSTALEAIEKHDDKQYNQTLTRKGKPSLLAILSTADDLDAFGFIGVVRYAEIYLLRNTNIEDISDKVLNNADRRFLHFSREFYHFKVLVEQQRQRYESLVDFYKSVNPSPASNNHPGNMLRHIRNNIENRQNNSSLTDLLNPIDSEYIQSFKDQIIKEHNHFRNDSMDQFT
- a CDS encoding 3'-5' exonuclease, with the translated sequence MELKLDKPIVFLDLETTGTNIVKDRIVEISLLKIHPNGKQESKTMTINPTIPIDPKSTEIHGISDEDVKNAPTFAEVAKEVQQFIEGCDLAGFNSTRFDLPLLAEEFLRADIEYDLKRHRFIDVQVIFHKMEKRTLAAAYKFYCKKDLTNAHSAEADTQATYEILKAQLEHYDSLNNDMDELAEFSSHNKNVDHVGRIIYDEKGREVFNFGKYKGQSVEKVLSKDPAYYGWIMNNEFPLYTKKILTSIKLRMFKQ